One segment of Anguilla anguilla isolate fAngAng1 chromosome 1, fAngAng1.pri, whole genome shotgun sequence DNA contains the following:
- the setd3 gene encoding actin-histidine N-methyltransferase, with protein sequence MGKKSRVKTQKSGTGATAVVSPKEMMNLISELLSKCSSAAPSPGKEWEEYVQIRGLVEKIRKKQKGLSVTFDGTREDFFPELMAWAAKNGASCEGFEIADFAEEGYGLKASRDIKADELFLWIPRKMLMTVESAKNSVLGPLYSQDRILQAMGNVTLAFHLLCERADPASFWLPYIQTLPGEYDTPLYYEEDEVQHLQSTQAIQDVFSQYKNTARQYAYFYKVIQTHPNASKLPLKDAFTFDDYRWAVSSVMTRQNQIPTEDGSRVTLALIPLWDMCNHTNGLITTGYNLEDDRCECVALQDYKENEQIYIFYGTRSNAEFVIHNGFFFESNAHDRVKIKLGVSKSERLYAMKAEVLARAGIPASSIFALHCSEPPISAQLLAFLRVFCMTEEELKDYLVGDHAINKIFTLGNTEFPVSWENEIKLWTFLETRAALLLKTYKSTSEEDRLLLEKPDLSFHSRVAIKLRLAEKEILERAASGGRAKREHFQKQLEEGAPLPKYEESSISLLENSDSDSKLPIILQKLEEAESAERDLGMGAELVEVEAEPEAGEGPRAPLLNGEGKAVHDDNADPGPAGQETESGGKLENGGKLENGDAASQSDDDQSARRTGDEAKDDGN encoded by the exons ATGGGAAAGAAGAGCAGAGTCAAGACCCAGAAATCGGGGACAGGGGCCACGGCAGTGGTGTCCCCCAAAGAGATGATGAACCTGATCTCTGAGCTGCTATCGA aatgcagcagtgCAGCCCCATCTCCAGGGAAGGAGTGGGAGGAGTACGTGCAGATCCGAGGCCTGGTGGAGAAGATtaggaaaaaacagaaag GTTTGTCTGTCACGTTCGACGGGACGAGAGAGGACTTCTTCCCGGAGCTGATGGCGTGGGCTGCAAAGAACGGGGCGTCGTGCGAGGGCTTCGAAATCGCGGACTTCGCGGAGGAGGGCTACGGCCTTAAGGCCTCCAGAGACATTAAG GCAGATGAGTTATTTCTGTGGATCCCCAGGAAAATGCTGATGACCGTAGAATCCGCCAAGAACTCGGTCCTCG GCCCGCTCTACAGCCAGGACCGGATCCTGCAGGCCATGGGCAACGTGACGCTGGCCTTCCACCTGCTGTGCGAGCGGGCCGACCCCGCCTCCTTCTGGCTGCCCTACATCCAGACGCTGCCCGGCGAGTACGACACGCCGCTCTACTACGAGGAGGACGAGGTGCAGCACCTGCAGTCCACTCAGGCCATCCAGGACGTCTTCAGCCAGTACAAGAACACCGCGCGCCAGTACGCCTACTTCTACAAAGTCATACAG ACTCACCCGAACGCCAGCAAACTGCCCTTGAAGGATGCCTTTACCTTCGATGACTACAG GTGGGCCGTGTCCTCCGTAATGACCCGGCAGAACCAGATCCCCACCGAGGACGGGAGCCGGGTCACCCTGGCCCTCATCCCGCTCTGGGACATGTGTAACCACACCAACGGGctg atCACGACTGGTTACAACTTGGAAGATGACCGGTGCGAATGTGTGGCCCTGCAGGACTATAAAGAAAACGAGCAG ATATACATTTTCTACGGGACGCGGTCCAACGCCGAGTTTGTGATCCACAACGGCTTTTTCTTTGAGAGCAACGCCCACGACCGGGTGAAGATCAAGCTGGGGGTGAGCAAGAGCGAGCGGCTGTACGCCATGAAGGCCGAGGTCCTGGCGCGCGCTGGCATCCCCGC GTCCAGCATCTTCGCCTTGCACTGCAGCGAGCCGCCCATCTCCGCCCAGCTCCTGGCCTTCCTCCGCGTGTTCTGCATGACTGAAG AGGAGCTGAAGGACTACCTCGTGGGCGACCACGCCATCAATAAGATCTTCACCCTGGGCAACACGGAGTTCCCCGTCAGCTGGGAGAACGAGATAAAGCTGTGGACCTTCCTGGAGACCAGGGCCGCCCTGCTCCTCAAGACCTACAAATCCACCTCTGAG GAGGACCGCCTGCTCCTGGAGAAGCCCGACCTCTCCTTCCACTCGCGCGTGGCCATCAAGCTGCGCCTGGCGGAGAAGGAGATCCTGGAGCGCGCGGCGTCCGGCGGCCGAGCCAAGCGGGAACACTTCcagaagcagctggaggagggggcgCCGCTGCCCAAGTACGAGGAGAGCAGCATCTCCCTGCTGGAGAACTCCGACTCCGACTCCAAGCTGCCCATCATCCtgcagaagctggaggaggcggagagcGCAGAGCGGGACCTGGGCATGGGCGCCGagctggtggaggtggaggccgAGCCGGAGGCCGGGGaggggccccgggccccgctgCTCAACGGGGAGGGGAAGGCGGTGCACGACGACAACGCGGACCCAGGTCCCGCCGGCCAAGAGACGGAGAGCGGCGGCAAGCTGGAGAACGGCGGCAAGCTGGAGAACGGCGACGCCGCCTCGCAAAGCGACGACGACCAAAGTGCCAGACGAACTGGAGACGAAGCCAAAGACGATGGTAACTAA
- the ccnk gene encoding cyclin-K: MKENKENSTPGNPTASLDHIKPCWYWDKKDLAHTPSQSEGLDPATEARYRREGARFIFDVGTRLGLHYDTLATGIVYFHRFYMFHSFKQFPRYVTGACCLFLAGKVEETPKKCKDIIKTARSLLNDVQFAQFGDDPKEEVMVLERILLQTIKFDLQVEHPYQFLLRYVKQLKGDKNKVQKLLQMAWTFVNDSLCTMLSLQWESEIIAVAVMYLAGRLCKFDIQEWTSKQSSRRWWEQFVQDVPVELLEDICHQILDLYSQGKQQIPQQPQLSEKEKAIPTPQQLQAIALAQQQAQAPPLPPAPKKTSPQTSPPRQLKRPHATSPKEEPKASEQVGSKIPRLESPMPPLPPAQPPPDRKPPPTVSAPPVEAELSRPGDAAEVPKGPVPPPPHAAPVHQPPPLPHRPPPPPPSSYIMGIPTSSSYMSGEGYQSLQTMMKTEGPSYSSMPPSYVPPMQYHPHVYPPNPPPPVPPPSASYPPPNLPPPSPAYPPPGYNHSYPPPTHMPPGHGVPPPGMGMPPASYPPPPGPPGGQPQVPPPLPPGLPPGAGMNRGGWMR, encoded by the exons ATGAAGGAAAACAAGGAGAATTCAACTCCTGGTAATCCGACTGCAAGCCTGGACCACATAAAGCCATGTTGGTATTGGGACAAGAAGGACTTGGCGCATACGCCCTCTCAGTCGGAGGGTCTCGATCCTGCGACTGAGGCCAGATACAGGCGCGAGGGAGCCCGGTTCATTTTTGACGTTGGGACGCGCCTGGGCTT GCACTATGACACTTTGGCAACTGGAATCGTCTATTTCCATCGTTTCTATATGTTTCACTCATTTAAGCAGTTCCCCAGATAT GTCACTGGGGCGTGCTGTCTGTTCCTTGCTGGCAAAGTGGAGGAGACCCCGAAGAAATGTAAAGACATCATAAAAACAGCTCGCAGTTTATTGAATGACGTGCAGTTTGCACAGTTTGGGGATGACCCTAAG GAAGAGGTCATGGTGCTGGAAAGAATATTATTGCAGacaataaagtttgatttgcaAGTGGAGCATCCATACCAATTTCTCCTTCGCTATGTCAAGCAGCTGAAAG GTGACAAGAATAAAGTGCAGAAGCTGTTGCAGATGGCTTGGACTTTTGTAAATGACAG CTTGTGCACCATGCTGTCGCTGCAGTGGGAGTCAGAGATCATTGCCGTAGCCGTCATGTACCTTGCCGGGCGCCTCTGCAAGTTCGACATCCAGGAGTGGACCTCCAAACAGTCGTCCCGCCGCTGGTGGGAGCAGTTTGTCCAGGACGTCCCGGTGGAGCTGCTGGAAG ACATCTGCCACCAGATCCTGGACCTGTACTCACAGGGCAAACAGCAGATCCCCCAGCAACCCCAGCtgtcagagaaagagaaggcCATCCCCACTccgcagcagctgcaggccatAGCCCTGGCCCAACAGCAGGCCcaggccccacccctcccccctgcccccaagaAGACCTCTCCACAGACCAGCCCTCCACGCCAGCTGAAGCGGCCCCAT GCCACCTCTCCTAAAGAAGAACCCAAGGCATCAG AACAAGTTGGCTCCAAAATCCCTCGTCTGGAGAGTCCGATGCCCCCGCTTCCCCCAGCACAGCCCCCTCCTG ATCGCAAGCCCCCGCCCACTGTGTCAGCCCCACCCGTAGAGGCGGAGCTGTCGAGGCCGGGAGATGCCGCGGAGGTGCCCAAGGGACCGGTGCCACCTCCGCCCCACGCGGCCCCCGTGCACCAGCCCCCGCCGCtgccccaccgccccccacccccgccgcccTCCAGCTACATCATGGGCATCCCCACCTCCAGCTCCTACATGTCCGGGGAGGGCTACCAGAGCCTGCAGACCATGATGAAGACCGAGGGCCCCTCCTACAGCAGCATGCCCCCCTCCTACGTGCCGCCCATGCAGTACCACCCCCACGTGTACCCGCccaaccctccaccccccgtccccccgcctTCTGCTTCTTACCCCCCGCccaacctccctcccccctcccccgcctacCCGCCGCCCGGCTACAACCACAGCTACCCGCCCCCGACGCACATGCCCCCAGGTCACGGCGTGCCGCCCCCGGGCATGGGCATGCCCCCTGCCAGCTACCCGCCCCCGCCGGGCCCTCCCGGGGGCCAGCCGCAGgtccccccgcccctgccccccggCCTGCCCCCTGGGGCAGGTATGAACCGTGGAGGTTGGATGAGATAA